Proteins co-encoded in one Puntigrus tetrazona isolate hp1 chromosome 20, ASM1883169v1, whole genome shotgun sequence genomic window:
- the LOC122325427 gene encoding adenosine receptor A1-like: MNQSIANFTFLPTLLYTNATFMNVTSYENNTFSQFATSTISTLTQGKLSQAATTTTTTTTTTSTTSTSTSTTTTAAPNILASINLPYMIAELVIALLSTVGNLLVCVAVGLNRKLQTVTNYFLVSLAVADICVGSLAIPCAIMTDLGIPRHNLYLCLLMLSVLIMLTQSSIFSLLAVAIERYIAIFMPFQYHRLMTPRNAVLVLCFTWTLAFLIGLVPLMGWHKPPPESGYCFFVFVVDMTYMVYFNFFACVLTPLVVMFLIYAQIFVTVKRQMRRIAAERGGAANAEKMKKEMKMATSLFLVLFLFTSCWIPLHIINCFLLLCPSCPVPLPLLLTAIILSHANSAVNPFLYAYKMKTFRNAFKAIFLCCRGIGDGDEQHDNGGGNNTQRS; this comes from the coding sequence ATGAATCAGTCTATCGCCAACTTTACATTCTTGCCCACTCTTCTCTACACGAACGCGACTTTCATGAACGTCACCTCTTATGAAAATAACACCTTTTCGCAGTTTGCCACGTCCACCATATCAACACTTACGCAAGGTAAACTAAGCCAAGccgccaccaccaccaccaccaccactacaacaacatcaacaactTCTACTTCTACTAGTACTACAACAACAGCAGCGCCAAACATCTTAGCGTCCATAAACCTGCCTTACATGATAGCCGAGCTCGTCATAGCCCTTCTCTCCACTGTGGGCAACCTGCTAGTTTGTGTCGCAGTGGGACTAAACAGGAAGCTCCAAACGGTTACTAACTACTTTCTGGTGTCATTAGCGGTGGCGGATATCTGCGTGGGTTCACTGGCAATCCCTTGCGCCATCATGACCGACCTGGGCATTCCACGACACAATCTGTATCTGTGCTTGCTAATGCTATCCGTACTCATCATGCTAACCCAGAGCTCCATTTTTAGCCTGCTGGCGGTCGCCATTGAGCGTTACATCGCCATCTTCATGCCCTTCCAGTACCACCGGCTCATGACCCCCCGTAACGCAGTGCTGGTCTTGTGCTTCACTTGGACGCTGGCCTTCCTGATCGGCCTGGTGCCGTTGATGGGTTGGCACAAGCCTCCGCCCGAGTCTGGCTACTGCTTCTTCGTCTTCGTGGTGGACATGACCTACATGGTCTACTTCAACTTCTTCGCCTGCGTTCTGACCCCGCTGGTGGTGATGTTCCTCATCTATGCGCAGATCTTCGTCACGGTCAAACGCCAGATGAGGAGGATCGCGGCAGAGCGGGGAGGAGCGGCCAACGCGGAGAAGATGAAGAAAGAGATGAAGATGGCCACTTCGCTTTTCCTGGTGCTCTTCCTTTTCACGTCCTGCTGGATTCCGCTACATATCATCAACTGCTTCCTGCTGCTGTGCCCGTCGTGTCCCGTGCCTCTACCGCTGTTACTAACGGCTATCATTCTCTCCCACGCCAATTCGGCTGTTAACCCTTTCCTCTACGCCTACAAGATGAAAACCTTCAGAAATGCGTTCAAGGCCATCTTTCTGTGCTGCAGGGGCATCGGAGATGGCGATGAACAGCACGACAACGGAGGAGGCAATAACACTCAAAGATCCTGA
- the si:dkey-206f10.1 gene encoding adenylate cyclase type 8 produces MVTFSDTTDIHKMPPPSCIPTPLSPGLRRKQLLWQNAVKHIISQRGLRRQFGVEPARKIRVTDAYIEEINRQIRNKASRGMTKRRSSVARVHPSFFGERSSSSSTQTGTSADYVSDADFFVHWGHIIHGVYVPTLRHIFKSKDLEKLYQRHSSHTRRTSLVVTNIIDAAAKLHLLLLYLALVPDGSDILLGWFTGFFMACAIALCALVLTCKRSHSPRWLHYAGMASWLSQTTQVLGGLAYGLERDQSWYVLFTLFATYTLLPLPLLWAIGAGTLTSILQLTAETIRHISEVGLLRKILAKALLYTSMNIAGLFIHYLTDRSQRQAFLETRRCIEGRMKLETENQRQERLVLSILPRFVALEMIADMTSMDDDLDPQQFHKTYIHQYKDVSILFADIKGFTLLSMNMSAQELVRLLNELFGRFDRLADEYDCLRIKILGDCYYCVSGVPEPQRAHARCCVEMGLAMISTIRSVRKQMNFDMDMRIGIHSGSVLCGVLGLQKWQFDVWSWDVGIANMLEAGGIPGRIHISRATLDCLDGSYQTEDGRGYERNEFLRKHKIDTFLICHKEEDLDEIEAEHLKSQKKHRPWNKEILASFSHGSYTQLPTSSVCRSTSKEINKRIEHAIDLRSSERMRQEHITSATLVFKDTHIEEKFSQVRDEMFKTNLVCSFIVFLHLMAVQALIPVPRLYYWTALQFCLFLLGYLLLLTMVLAEEFKHSPSVLQQFCCWIHENNSMRNLLTVTAIAINFGMALLDMIWCNSTETREISTSETKEYQTIQKPLTACTYPEFFVLSGVVSMVTCAVFLRLSSLLKLAILLLLVVIYTYLIEVSIEQSGRSQYLRRKGVSILLMAMFVIAVFYNGRRWEATTRLDFLWRLQAQQEVQEMRGLREHNECLLHNILPAHVARHFLERNRNDQELYSQSYDEVGVMFASIAGFNEYYEQKEINHEGVECLRLLNEIIADFDELLEETYFFDIEKIKTIGSCYMAASGLSPNKQSRVVNDWHHLSELVLFALAMQETLKEINKKHSSNNFQLRVGIAHGPVVAGVIGATKPQYDIWGMTVNLASRMDSTGVSGKIQVPEATCNILADWGFVLELRGEIYIKGVSERKGHVRTYFISNKRRQPSSNGITDRGINGRSGRTTLATVVFGLVQAIHREKQRGANGGLTLPNNNLNNFKL; encoded by the exons ATGGTAACATTCAGCGACACGACTGACATCCACAAGATGCCTCCACCCTCCTGTATACCCACTCCACTGTCACCAGGCTTGCGGCGCAAACAACTGCTGTGGCAAAACGCTGTGAAACACATCATCAGCCAACGGGGGCTCAGACGGCAGTTTGGCGTCGAGCCTGCCCGGAAAATCCGCGTCACCGATGCCTATATCGAGGAAATCAACCGACAGATACGCAACAAAGCATCACGGGGTATGACTAAACGGCGTTCCTCGGTTGCCAGAGTCCATCCATCCTTTTTTGGGGAACGTAGTAGTTCATCCAGTACCCAAACTGGAACGTCTGCGGACTACGTCAGTGATGCTGACTTTTTTGTGCACTGGGGCCACATCATCCACGGGGTGTATGTACCAACATTGAGACACATTTTCAAATCCAAAGACCTTGAGAAACTCTACCAGCGCCATTCCTCACATACTAGAAGAACTTCATTAGTTGTCACAAACATTATTGATGCAGCTGCCAAACTGCACCTGCTTTTGCTCTACCTGGCCCTGGTGCCGGACGGTTCGGACATACTGCTAGGCTGGTTTACGGGGTTTTTCATGGCTTGTGCAATTGCCCTTTGTGCTTTGGTACTCACCTGTAAACGCTCTCACTCCCCAAGATGGTTGCATTATGCTGGTATGGCTAGCTGGCTGTCACAGACTACTCAGGTGTTGGGTGGGCTGGCATACGGGTTGGAAAGAGACCAGTCCTGGTATGTACTTTTCACCCTGTTTGCCACATACACTCTATTGCCATTGCCACTGCTCTGGGCTATCGGAGCTGGTACACTCACCTCCATACTTCAACTCACTGCAGAGACAATACGCCACATCAGCGAAGTGGGACTGCTAAGAAAG ATTCTCGCCAAGGCTTTACTATACACAAGCATGAACATCGCAGGTCTCTTCATTCATTACCTGACTGACCGCTCCCAAAGACAAGCCTTTCTTGAGACACGGCGCTGCATTGAAGGTCGCATGAAACTAGAAACAGAAAACCAGAGACAG GAGCGTTTGGTGCTGTCGATTCTGCCCCGCTTTGTTGCTTTGGAGATGATTGCCGATATGACTTCTATGGATGATGATCTCGATCCACAGCAATTTCACAAAACATATATCCATCAGTACAAAGATGTCAG TATCCTCTTTGCTGATATAAAGGGCTTCACACTGTTATCCATGAACATGTCTGCTCAGGAGTTAGTACGCTTACTCAATGAGCTCTTTGGACGTTTTGACCGGCTAGCTGAT gaaTATGACTGCTTGAGAATAAAAATCTTGGGCGACTGTTACTACTGTGTATCTGGGGTACCAGAGCCTCAGCGAGCACATGCCCGCTGCTGTGTGGAGATGGGACTAGCTATGATCAGCACCATTAG ATCTGTAAGGAAACAAATGAACTTTGACATGGATATGCGAATTGGGATCCACTCTGGCTCTGTTCTGTGTGGGGTTCTGGGTCTACAAAAATGGCAGTTTGATGTGTGGTCTTGGGATGTAGGCATTGCCAACATGCTGGAAGCAGGGGGAATCCCTGG ACGCATCCACATTTCACGTGCAACTTTGGACTGCCTGGATGGAAGCTACCAAACGGAGGATGGGCGTGGATATGAGCGTAATGAGTTCCTACGAAAACACAAGATCGACACTTTCCTTATCTGCCACAAGGAGGAGGATCTAGATGAAATAGAAGCAGAGCATCTAAAAAGTCAGAAAAAACACCGCCCCTGGAACAAAGAG ATATTGGCCTCCTTCTCCCATGGGTCTTACACGCAACTTCCTACATCTTCAGTGTGCAGATCTACATCCAAGGAGATCAACAAACGGATAGAGCATGCTATAGATCTTCGCAGCAGTGAGCGCATGCGTCAGGAGCACATCACTTCAGCCACATTGGTGTTTAAGGATACACACATTGAGGAGAAG TTCTCTCAGGTAAGGGATGAGATGTTTAAGACCAATCTAGTATGCTCCTTCATCGTGTTTCTTCATCTCATGGCTGTCCAAGCCCTCATTCCTGTACCCAG GTTGTATTACTGGACTGCACTGCAGTTCTGTCTGTTCTTGCTGGGATATCTCTTATTGCTCACAATGGTCTTGGCTGAAGAGTTTAAACATTCTCCCAGTGTCCTTCAGCAGTTCTGCTGCTGGATCCATGAAAACAACAGTATGCGGAACCTTCTCACTGTAACAGCTATAGCCATCAACTTTGGTATGGCTCTGCTTGACATG ATATGGTGTAACTCTACTGAGACAAGAGAAATAAGCACCAGTGAAACTAAGGAATATCAAACCATCCAGAAGCCACTTACTGCCTGCACATATCCAGAG TTCTTCGTTCTAAGTGGGGTGGTTTCTATGGTGACCTGTGCTGTGTTCCTGAGGCTGAGCTCTCTCTTAAAGCTGGCTATTCTGTTGTTATTGGTGGTGATCTATACTTACTTAATCGAAGTGTCCATAGAACAGTCAGGCAG gtctCAATACCTCAGAAGAAAGGGAGTCTCAATTCTGTTGATGGCAATGTTTGTCATAGCTGTGTTCTACAATGGTCGACGG TGGGAAGCAACAACACGGCTAGACTTCCTGTGGCGATTGCAAGCTCAGCAGGAAGTGCAGGAGATGAGAGGCCTGAGGGAGCACAATGAGTGCCTGCTGCATAACATCCTGCCTGCACACGTCGCTCGTCACTTCCTAGAAAGGAACAGAAATGATCAG GAGCTGTATTCTCAGTCCTATGATGAGGTAGGGGTAATGTTTGCCTCCATCGCTGGCTTTAATGAATACTACGAGCAGAAGGAGATCAATCACGAGGGAGTTGAGTGTCTCAGACTGCTCAATGAGATCATTGCAGACTTTGACGAG CTGTTGGAGGAGACATATTTTTTCGACATTGAGAAAATCAAAACCATTGGGAGTTGCTACATGGCAGCATCTGGTCTATCACCTAATAAACAG TCTCGTGTTGTAAACGACTGGCATCATCTCAGTGAGTTGGTTCTGTTCGCTCTGGCTATGCAAGAGACCCTGAAAGAGATCAACAAAAAACATTCCTCAAACAACTTCCAGCTCCGCGTTG GAATTGCCCACGGTCCAGTTGTTGCTGGAGTCATCGGTGCCACCAAACCCCAGTATGATATCTGGGGCATGACAGTGAATTTGGCAAGTCGAATGGACAGTACTGGCGTCAGTGGAAAGATTCAGGTCCCTGAGGCCACATGCAATATTCTAGCAGACTGGGGGTTTGTGCTAGAATTGCGTGGGGAGATATACATAAAGGGCGTCAGCGAGAGAAAGGGACATGTCCGAACATACTTCATCAGCAACAAGAGGCGTCAACCGTCAAGCAATGGGATTACTGACAGAGGAATAAACGGACGGAGTGGGAGGACCACTCTCGCCACTGTGGTCTTTGGCCTTGTGCAGGCcattcacagagaaaagcaGAGAGGTGCCAATGGAGGTTTGACTCTGCCAAACAACAACttgaacaactttaaattaTGA